Proteins found in one Aethina tumida isolate Nest 87 chromosome 1, icAetTumi1.1, whole genome shotgun sequence genomic segment:
- the LOC126264742 gene encoding uncharacterized protein LOC126264742 codes for MSVRANVIEENWDDDCGGPSFFDTDFYVRTENLPIIRYPPHGLTRGERKAFRRREGERHQRLRREAEADAAAEDAEVVAAEAVAKAAVAKAEAAERRAVEAAATLAGLQIEARRLIKCNSEGNSRLPRCKKTE; via the exons ATGTCAGTCAGGGCAAACGTGATTGAG gAAAATTGGGACGACGATTGCGGCGGGCCTTCCTTTTTTGACACAGATTTTTACGTAAGGACGGAGAATCTACCGATCATCCGGTATCCACCTCACGGTCTCACTCGTGGGGAAAGAAAGGCGTTTAGACGTCGCGAGGGTGAACGTCACCAACGATTGAGGAGAGAGGCTGAGGCAGATGCGGCAGCGGAGGACGCTGAGGTGGTGGCAGCAGAGGCGGTGGCTAAGGCCGCTGTAGCCAAAGCCGAAGCGGCAGAGCGCCGCGCCGTTGAGGCTGCGGCGACACTTGCTGGTCTCCAAATAGAGGCTAGACGGCTCATCAAGTGCAACAGCGAGGGGAATAGCCGTCTCCCTCGATGCAAAAAGacggaataa